Proteins encoded together in one Bombyx mori chromosome 24, ASM3026992v2 window:
- the LOC119630413 gene encoding uncharacterized protein LOC119630413 yields MLKTEYDTEMRKMLNDKVTYKLLKKDPTNKWQKVANSLVNKLVVAKIVEEQQGKHLKAKYTVAPRIYGLRKTHKETCCLRPVVSCVNSPSYSLARFLHEILTPVIEKFQYNVKNSFDFVTFSRKVSLPKNYVLISLDVVSLFTNVRRDLILKVIEETWDNMKHLVKIPKSVLVDLITFCYDSSYFVYQGEFYAQTEGSSMGNPASPVIANIVMNYVIDQILKILPFEIHFLKLYVDDTIAAIPESEVNNILELFNSFDNNIQFTMEVEKDDSLSFLDVLVKRSNDKLITDWFVKPISSGRLLNWNSNHPRSQKIGKGND; encoded by the coding sequence atgttaaaaactgAGTATGACACTGAAATGAGAAAGATGTTGAATGACAAGGTGACATATAAATTACTGAAAAAGGATCCTACAAATAAATGGCAAAAAGTTGCAAACAGTTTAGTGAACAAGTTAGTAGTAGCAAAAATTGTTGAGGAACAACAAGGTAAACATCTGAAAGCAAAGTATACTGTTGCACCCAGGATTTATGGTTTGAGGAAAACACATAAGGAGACTTGTTGTTTGCGTCCAGTGGTCAGTTGTGTTAATTCCCCGAGTTACAGCCTGGCACGGTTCCTACATGAAATACTGACTCCAGTGATTGAGAAGTTtcaatataatgtaaaaaattcatTTGACTTCGTGACATTTAGTAGAAAGGTTAGCTTACCGAAGAATTATGTACTGATTTCATTGGATGTAGTGTCATTGTTCACGAATGTACGTCGTGACTTGATTCTTAAAGTAATTGAGGAAACTTGGGATAACATGAAGCATTTAGTAAAAATTCCTAAGAGTGTGTTAGTTGACCTCATTACGTTTTGTTATGATTCAAGTTACTTTGTATATCAAGGAGAGTTCTATGCACAAACGGAAGGCAGCAGTATGGGAAACCCTGCAAGTCCAGTCATAGCTAACATCGTTATGAACTATGTCATCGATCAGATATTGAAGATTCTACCGTTTGAAATTCACTTCTTAAAGTTATACGTGGATGATACTATCGCAGCCATACCGGAGTCGGAAGTAAATAATATCTTAGAGTTATTTAATAGCTTTgacaataatatacaatttaccaTGGAAGTAGAAAAGGATGATAGTTTATCTTTTCTAGATGTGTTAGTCAAAAGATCAAATGATAAATTGATAACTGATTGGTTTGTCAAACCCATTAGTTCAGGTCGGCTATTAAATTGGAATTCAAATCATCCTCGGTCTCAGAAGATAG